Proteins from a single region of Streptomyces spinoverrucosus:
- a CDS encoding alpha-amylase family glycosyl hydrolase, which translates to MKHSRINAALCGALGLALVVPLSLASSDNPAQAAGGKSPTTGVTSARKSSDFQNLNGFMWYYNTWFGYKYTDIEKDLDNLKSRGIRVLGFFTPNDGDKNTCDGCSPLDFYQPPPQNGTMQDWKNLVDAAHRKGLKVVSYFVNVYMDEKSPYFKKAEKQYAAGDRTSREVSTFRWTNDPKTPLPTLRMGPPDQSSWEWSETAGAYYWKLWFGPGFDYDLPSARAEVTRIEKHWLDTGIDGFMWDVGTTDERWKYHAVDLPKSYSRNELWLTTERANSADASEWQQYGFNSWFNYKDDDTSNDYGRIVNGTTDADGLEAALRNTDIARAMGSTTYTWSIWGDDAEKNLKPHKYPTYPKDDVMRVQEAALLAGSGILYGSGMYDQYIRWSTKLRNDWERVLRTVNTNEALLPAASRKRVPAGDDPKTYAMRRTSENGKQTALLVYNFNSTPRKVTVDLEGTGIDTNQKPKDLYNGGSAPAIDGRTYTVNLPAYGFKILDVSDR; encoded by the coding sequence ATGAAACATTCCAGGATCAACGCCGCCCTGTGTGGGGCGCTCGGCCTCGCATTGGTCGTGCCCCTCTCGCTCGCATCAAGCGACAACCCGGCACAGGCCGCGGGCGGCAAGTCGCCGACAACCGGTGTCACATCCGCCCGGAAGAGCTCCGACTTCCAGAACCTGAACGGGTTCATGTGGTACTACAACACGTGGTTCGGCTACAAGTACACGGACATCGAGAAGGACCTCGACAACCTCAAGAGCCGCGGAATCCGCGTTCTCGGATTCTTCACGCCGAACGACGGCGACAAGAACACCTGCGACGGCTGCTCCCCGCTCGACTTCTACCAGCCGCCGCCGCAGAACGGCACGATGCAGGACTGGAAGAACCTGGTCGACGCGGCGCACCGCAAGGGGCTGAAGGTCGTCTCCTACTTCGTCAACGTCTACATGGACGAGAAGTCGCCGTACTTCAAGAAGGCCGAAAAGCAGTATGCGGCCGGCGACCGCACCTCGCGCGAAGTCAGCACCTTCCGCTGGACCAATGATCCGAAAACGCCACTGCCCACCCTGCGCATGGGCCCGCCCGACCAGAGCTCATGGGAGTGGAGCGAGACCGCGGGCGCCTACTACTGGAAGCTGTGGTTCGGCCCCGGCTTCGACTACGACCTGCCCAGCGCCAGAGCCGAGGTCACGCGTATCGAGAAGCACTGGCTCGACACCGGAATCGACGGCTTCATGTGGGACGTGGGCACCACGGACGAACGCTGGAAATATCACGCCGTCGACCTCCCCAAGTCCTACTCGCGCAACGAACTGTGGCTGACGACGGAGCGCGCGAATTCCGCCGACGCCTCCGAGTGGCAGCAGTACGGCTTCAATTCCTGGTTCAACTACAAGGACGACGACACCAGCAACGACTACGGCCGGATCGTGAACGGCACCACCGACGCGGACGGACTCGAAGCCGCGCTGCGGAACACGGACATCGCCCGCGCGATGGGTTCCACCACGTACACGTGGAGCATCTGGGGAGACGACGCGGAGAAGAACCTGAAGCCGCACAAGTACCCGACCTACCCGAAGGACGACGTCATGCGGGTACAGGAAGCCGCTCTGCTCGCCGGCTCCGGCATCCTCTACGGATCGGGCATGTACGACCAGTACATACGCTGGTCCACGAAGCTCAGGAACGACTGGGAGCGAGTGCTGCGGACCGTCAACACCAACGAGGCACTGCTCCCGGCCGCCAGCCGCAAGCGCGTCCCGGCAGGCGACGATCCCAAGACCTACGCCATGCGCCGCACCAGCGAGAACGGCAAGCAGACAGCCCTGCTCGTCTACAACTTCAACAGCACACCCAGGAAGGTGACCGTCGACCTGGAAGGCACCGGGATCGACACGAACCAGAAGCCGAAGGACCTGTACAACGGCGGCAGCGCACCGGCCATCGACGGCAGGACGTACACGGTCAATCTGCCGGCCTACGGCTTCAAGATCCTTGATGTATCGGATCGTTGA
- a CDS encoding carbohydrate ABC transporter permease, whose amino-acid sequence MYDSTAQHEPARRLSLGRYATYAVLLLLVLFAIGPMLLFAFNAFKTRSGMADSPLGLPTDPQWHNLLDAWQQANMGVGLRNSAIIVTATALGVCVISSCAAYALSRLNVPGSSAFIYYLLVTTALPLQLFLVPLFYLWSNLRLYDSLFGLIVIYWAVFSPFATLLIRSFMVGLPKEYEEAARLDGAGEWRVFARVVLPMAWPGVLTAALVAGLQAYNEFLLAVTFIQSSDKMPVSTSFFSFKSGYTQDYTLVSAGGLIMVIPVLIAFLLLQRRFIEGYTSSGMTG is encoded by the coding sequence GTGTACGACTCGACAGCCCAGCACGAACCCGCCAGGAGGCTGTCCCTCGGCCGCTACGCCACCTACGCCGTCCTCCTGCTCCTGGTGCTGTTCGCCATCGGGCCCATGCTGCTGTTCGCGTTCAACGCGTTCAAAACCCGATCCGGTATGGCCGACTCTCCGCTCGGCCTGCCCACGGACCCGCAGTGGCACAACCTTCTCGACGCCTGGCAGCAGGCCAACATGGGCGTCGGCCTGCGCAACAGCGCCATCATCGTGACCGCCACGGCACTCGGTGTCTGCGTCATCTCCAGCTGCGCCGCGTACGCCCTGAGCCGCCTCAACGTGCCCGGCAGCAGCGCCTTCATCTACTACCTCCTGGTCACCACAGCCCTGCCTCTCCAGCTCTTCCTGGTTCCGCTGTTCTACCTGTGGTCCAACCTCCGCCTCTACGACAGCCTGTTCGGCCTGATCGTCATCTACTGGGCCGTCTTCAGCCCCTTCGCCACCCTGCTCATCCGCTCGTTCATGGTCGGACTGCCCAAGGAGTACGAGGAGGCCGCCCGGCTCGACGGGGCAGGTGAATGGCGGGTGTTCGCCCGCGTGGTCCTGCCCATGGCCTGGCCCGGCGTACTGACGGCCGCGCTGGTCGCCGGCCTCCAGGCGTACAACGAGTTCCTGCTCGCCGTGACCTTCATCCAGAGCAGCGACAAGATGCCGGTCTCGACGTCCTTCTTCTCCTTCAAATCCGGCTACACCCAGGACTACACGCTCGTCAGCGCCGGCGGCCTGATCATGGTCATCCCGGTCCTGATCGCCTTTCTCCTGCTGCAGCGGCGCTTCATCGAGGGCTACACCTCCTCCGGGATGACGGGCTGA
- a CDS encoding carbohydrate ABC transporter permease — protein sequence MALLQASRPKAPPPPPAPTARRRKLRRSFIGFAFMAPLLAVNILVIAVPATQSIWYSFTDWTGLGPADFTGLDNYRRLFGDPEFRNALWHNTLWTAFFLTVPMAMGLFGAFLLSRIKRFQMLFRVAYFIPYVVATVVSGSIWESLLSPDQGIGNGLADMGLPFLDDVNFLGDPDLALGTVAFVNTWQWWGFLVVIFLASMQAVNPSQYEAARLDGANLWQEFWHITLPAIRPTLMFLGLMTVIWSFLIFDYIYILTQGGPAGSTDVLGTLLYRTAFANQEAGYAASMGVVMGLISVIAVSGFLYLRRRGWDI from the coding sequence ATGGCCCTCCTGCAAGCCAGCCGCCCCAAGGCGCCGCCGCCCCCGCCGGCGCCCACGGCCCGGCGCCGCAAACTACGCCGCAGCTTCATCGGCTTCGCTTTCATGGCCCCGCTGCTCGCCGTGAACATCCTCGTGATCGCCGTACCCGCCACCCAGTCGATCTGGTACTCCTTCACCGACTGGACCGGCCTCGGCCCGGCCGACTTCACCGGCCTCGACAACTACCGACGGCTCTTCGGCGACCCGGAGTTCCGCAACGCGCTCTGGCACAACACCCTGTGGACCGCGTTCTTCCTCACGGTGCCGATGGCGATGGGCCTCTTCGGAGCGTTCCTGCTCTCCCGCATCAAGCGGTTCCAAATGCTGTTCCGCGTCGCGTACTTCATTCCCTACGTCGTCGCCACCGTCGTCTCCGGCTCCATCTGGGAGAGCCTGCTCAGCCCCGACCAGGGCATCGGCAACGGCCTCGCCGACATGGGCCTGCCCTTCCTCGACGACGTCAACTTCCTCGGCGACCCGGATCTGGCGCTGGGCACGGTCGCGTTCGTCAACACCTGGCAGTGGTGGGGCTTCCTCGTCGTGATCTTCCTCGCCTCGATGCAGGCGGTGAACCCCTCGCAGTACGAAGCCGCACGGCTCGACGGCGCCAACCTGTGGCAGGAGTTCTGGCACATCACCCTGCCGGCGATCCGGCCCACCCTGATGTTCCTGGGCCTGATGACCGTCATCTGGTCGTTCCTGATCTTCGACTACATCTACATCCTGACCCAGGGCGGCCCGGCAGGCTCCACCGACGTGCTCGGCACCCTGCTCTACCGCACCGCCTTCGCCAACCAGGAAGCCGGCTACGCCGCGTCGATGGGCGTCGTCATGGGCCTGATCAGCGTCATCGCCGTCTCCGGCTTCCTCTACCTGCGCCGCCGGGGGTGGGACATTTGA
- a CDS encoding ABC transporter substrate-binding protein: MTTPLPRRRFLQLTGAAALGTTVLSACGTGAGASGNQIELWNAFASKDIENYFQQHFVDGYNKSVSGGNSAKVRMTVKQIDTLDRLTQTAVASGSGPDIITTSGPAQTLSFVDNDNLLPLDSYVDKLGWQDAFLPWALDTGRFGGKLYALPSNLETLSVYYNPATLKQHGWQPPKSRAEFEDLCKDAKAKGITPVAAGNAEWKRATEWHVSWVLNTFAGPEILHEALTGQRRWTDPVFVDAIALLKGWFDKGWFGGGTDRYFTNKFTAMYEQLASGKAALLFNGSWTFSEITPYFGKEAGNDATWDWAPLPSMNSGVPAGVQPLSIGVAFSLNSDCEHPAQAAAALDYFLADATRQLGYLSATGVAPSPVKMPEQDFPADIDPRIKRQYLQLNSAKNIGYTTWTFWPPKSDTYLAEQMEKVLTGDLSPKDYCAGLDKVFQEELKAGKRPPLPDPNGA; encoded by the coding sequence ATGACGACACCACTCCCGCGCCGTCGATTCCTCCAGCTCACCGGAGCCGCCGCACTGGGCACCACCGTCCTGTCCGCCTGCGGCACGGGCGCCGGCGCGAGCGGCAACCAGATCGAGCTCTGGAACGCGTTCGCGAGCAAGGACATCGAGAACTACTTCCAGCAGCACTTCGTCGACGGCTACAACAAGAGCGTGTCCGGGGGGAACTCGGCCAAGGTGCGGATGACGGTCAAGCAGATCGACACCCTCGACCGGCTCACCCAGACCGCCGTCGCCTCCGGCAGCGGACCCGACATCATCACCACCAGCGGGCCGGCACAGACCCTCAGCTTCGTCGACAACGACAACCTGCTGCCGCTCGACTCCTACGTCGACAAGCTCGGCTGGCAGGACGCCTTCCTGCCCTGGGCGCTGGACACCGGCCGCTTCGGCGGCAAGCTCTACGCGCTGCCGTCCAACCTCGAGACGCTGTCCGTCTACTACAACCCCGCGACCTTGAAGCAGCACGGCTGGCAGCCGCCGAAGAGCCGGGCCGAGTTCGAGGACCTGTGCAAGGACGCCAAAGCCAAGGGCATCACGCCCGTCGCCGCGGGCAACGCGGAATGGAAACGGGCCACCGAGTGGCACGTCTCCTGGGTGCTGAACACCTTCGCCGGACCCGAGATCCTCCACGAGGCGCTCACCGGGCAGCGCAGGTGGACCGACCCGGTCTTCGTCGATGCCATCGCCCTGCTCAAGGGCTGGTTCGACAAGGGCTGGTTCGGCGGCGGAACGGACCGGTACTTCACCAACAAGTTCACGGCCATGTACGAGCAGCTGGCGTCGGGCAAGGCAGCGCTTCTCTTCAACGGCTCCTGGACGTTCAGCGAGATCACCCCGTACTTCGGCAAGGAGGCCGGCAACGACGCCACCTGGGACTGGGCCCCGCTGCCCTCGATGAACAGCGGGGTACCCGCCGGCGTCCAGCCCCTGTCCATCGGCGTCGCCTTCTCCCTGAACAGTGACTGCGAGCACCCGGCTCAGGCCGCCGCCGCGCTCGACTACTTCCTCGCCGACGCGACCCGGCAGCTGGGGTACCTGAGCGCGACCGGAGTGGCCCCGTCCCCCGTCAAGATGCCCGAGCAGGACTTCCCGGCGGACATCGACCCCCGCATCAAGCGCCAGTACCTGCAGCTCAACTCGGCCAAGAACATCGGGTACACGACCTGGACCTTCTGGCCGCCCAAGTCCGACACCTACCTCGCCGAGCAGATGGAGAAGGTGCTCACCGGAGACCTGAGCCCGAAGGACTACTGCGCGGGACTGGACAAGGTCTTCCAGGAGGAGCTCAAGGCCGGCAAGCGACCGCCCCTGCCCGACCCGAACGGGGCGTGA
- a CDS encoding ADP-ribosylglycohydrolase family protein, whose product MHDHQPHDPRELLRWEIAQRQESGFELGDLAAAGHRAAADEEAAAARRILDEVNSTTRTPSWPYEEPESPADFLASLPDPAPAVTIGEAELRDRMLGAWLGRCTGCNLGKPVENGEHWTYQHLRGYLELAGAYPLRDYIPVLDPMPAGFELREFWPVTTRGRITESARDDDIDYTILGLHLLEEYGFGFTTADVAAEWLDRLPYTQTFTAERVAYRNLAIGLPPEQAGKVDNPYREWIGAQIRADIFGYVHPGNPRAAAELAYRDATLSHTANGVYGEMWAAALVAAAFTGTAREAVETSLTCIPPRSRLAEAVTFVLDRHAAGDTWEAARVAIEDRYGHYSWVHTVNNAALVTAGLLWGEGDFTTSVGLTVQGGWDTDSNGATAGSVAGIITGAKRLPPHWTEPLNDTARSAIRGFDRSSISDLADRTVRLVMNR is encoded by the coding sequence GTGCACGACCATCAGCCCCACGATCCGCGGGAACTGCTGCGCTGGGAGATCGCTCAGCGCCAGGAGAGCGGATTCGAGCTCGGGGATCTGGCCGCAGCCGGGCACCGCGCGGCCGCCGATGAGGAAGCGGCCGCCGCCCGACGGATCCTCGATGAGGTCAACAGCACGACTCGCACGCCGAGCTGGCCCTATGAGGAGCCGGAGTCGCCGGCTGACTTCCTCGCGAGCCTGCCCGACCCCGCCCCTGCGGTGACCATCGGTGAAGCGGAGCTGAGGGACCGGATGCTCGGCGCGTGGCTCGGCCGTTGCACGGGCTGCAATCTGGGCAAGCCGGTCGAGAACGGCGAGCACTGGACGTATCAACATCTGCGTGGCTACCTGGAGTTGGCAGGCGCCTATCCGCTGCGCGACTACATACCCGTCCTCGACCCCATGCCCGCGGGCTTCGAGCTGCGCGAGTTCTGGCCGGTCACCACCCGTGGCAGGATCACCGAGAGCGCACGCGACGACGACATCGACTACACGATCCTGGGGCTGCACCTCCTGGAGGAGTACGGATTCGGCTTCACCACCGCCGACGTGGCCGCCGAATGGCTCGACCGGCTCCCGTACACCCAGACCTTCACCGCCGAGCGGGTCGCCTACCGCAACCTCGCGATCGGGCTCCCGCCCGAGCAGGCGGGCAAGGTCGACAACCCGTACCGCGAATGGATCGGTGCTCAGATACGCGCCGACATCTTCGGCTACGTCCACCCCGGCAACCCACGTGCGGCTGCCGAACTCGCCTACCGCGACGCGACGCTGTCCCACACCGCCAACGGCGTGTACGGCGAGATGTGGGCCGCCGCGCTGGTGGCCGCCGCGTTCACCGGTACCGCACGCGAGGCCGTCGAGACCTCCCTGACCTGCATTCCGCCCAGGAGCAGGCTGGCCGAGGCCGTCACCTTCGTCCTCGACCGGCACGCGGCGGGCGACACCTGGGAGGCGGCCCGTGTCGCCATCGAAGACCGCTACGGGCACTACTCCTGGGTCCACACGGTCAACAACGCCGCCCTGGTCACGGCCGGACTCCTCTGGGGAGAGGGCGACTTCACGACCTCCGTCGGGCTGACCGTGCAAGGCGGCTGGGACACCGACTCCAACGGAGCCACCGCGGGCAGCGTCGCCGGAATCATCACCGGCGCCAAGCGACTCCCGCCGCACTGGACCGAGCCGCTCAACGACACGGCCCGCAGCGCCATCCGCGGCTTCGACCGCTCCAGCATCTCCGACCTCGCCGACCGGACCGTACGGCTGGTGATGAACCGATGA
- a CDS encoding LacI family DNA-binding transcriptional regulator encodes MPQIGMTEVAARAGVSVTTVSHVLSGRRPVAERTRARVLEVIDELGYQPNSLAQGLRTRRTMTVGLIVPDLTNPFYPMVLRGLDDVLVPAGYRTVVCNTDGSREQETLFLRDMATRRVDGVVIAPFQLARKDLLAHRRLMPLVRLGGALPFDADLGDLIRSDDEGGMAQAVRYLLEQGRHRVAYIGGARHAGPSDRREAGFRRAINEVEHVVDEDLVVRGEFTRDAGREAAEALLDRDDRPDAIACANDLIAIGVLDAARKRGLRVPEDLAVTGYDDIDAASLVHPALTTVVNPAREVGRACGQALLRQLTAEEAEAAEPSHELVIANTLVRRESA; translated from the coding sequence GTGCCGCAGATCGGGATGACGGAGGTCGCCGCACGGGCCGGGGTGTCCGTGACGACGGTGTCCCATGTGCTGTCGGGGCGCCGTCCGGTCGCCGAGCGCACCAGGGCGCGGGTACTGGAGGTGATCGACGAGCTCGGCTACCAGCCCAACTCGCTCGCCCAGGGCCTGCGGACCCGTAGGACGATGACCGTCGGACTGATCGTCCCCGACCTGACCAACCCCTTCTATCCGATGGTGCTGCGCGGCCTGGACGACGTCCTCGTGCCGGCCGGCTATCGCACGGTGGTCTGCAACACCGACGGAAGCAGGGAGCAGGAGACGCTGTTCCTGCGGGACATGGCGACGCGGCGGGTCGACGGGGTGGTCATCGCCCCGTTCCAGCTCGCCCGCAAGGACCTTCTGGCGCACCGCCGGCTCATGCCGCTGGTACGGCTCGGCGGCGCGCTGCCCTTCGACGCCGACCTCGGCGACCTGATCCGCAGCGACGACGAGGGCGGCATGGCCCAGGCGGTCCGCTACCTGCTCGAACAGGGCCGACACCGGGTCGCGTACATCGGCGGCGCCCGGCACGCCGGTCCCAGCGACCGGCGCGAGGCAGGCTTTCGGCGGGCCATCAACGAGGTCGAGCACGTCGTCGACGAAGACCTCGTCGTCCGCGGTGAGTTCACCCGTGACGCGGGGCGCGAAGCGGCCGAGGCGCTCCTGGACCGCGATGACCGCCCGGACGCCATCGCCTGCGCCAACGACCTCATCGCCATCGGTGTCCTGGATGCGGCGCGCAAGCGCGGCCTGCGTGTTCCGGAGGATCTCGCCGTCACCGGATACGACGACATCGACGCCGCGTCCCTGGTCCACCCGGCGCTGACCACCGTGGTGAACCCGGCACGCGAGGTGGGCCGCGCCTGCGGCCAGGCGCTGCTGCGGCAACTGACCGCCGAGGAGGCGGAAGCCGCCGAGCCGTCGCACGAGCTCGTCATCGCCAACACGCTGGTCCGCCGCGAGTCCGCCTGA
- a CDS encoding ADP-ribosylglycohydrolase family protein has protein sequence MTSTFDRVYGALIGQAVGDALGAPTEGLSRAQIVERYGWVSDFVDDDPAGTDDTEYAVLTARLLLDHGMELTPEQVGAAWTRDLVHQVGGFFGGGFSEMTSINNLRAALAPPVTGSDNHELWSDGAAMRIAPVGILCAGDPAEAARLAAIEAQVSHAKDGIYCAQVVAAGVAAAMTAQSWEEVVEAALAAAPLDSWTGRTIRRAVDIGSAHTELSAALDDLYERISIFHYPFADVGPEATALAMGVFAAARGEYVPAVLGGANVGRDADTIAAMAGSLAGALHGAEAVPEEWRRRINAVRGHCITATAGTDLAELARELHAALLAAQTAA, from the coding sequence GTGACTTCAACCTTCGACCGCGTCTACGGCGCGCTCATCGGACAGGCGGTGGGCGACGCGCTCGGGGCGCCGACCGAGGGCCTCAGCCGGGCCCAGATCGTCGAGCGGTACGGCTGGGTGTCGGACTTCGTCGACGACGATCCGGCCGGCACGGACGACACCGAGTACGCGGTGCTGACCGCCCGGCTGCTGCTCGATCACGGCATGGAGCTGACTCCGGAACAGGTCGGTGCGGCCTGGACGCGGGATCTGGTCCATCAGGTGGGCGGGTTCTTCGGCGGCGGGTTCAGCGAGATGACCTCGATCAACAACCTGCGCGCCGCTCTCGCCCCTCCGGTGACCGGCAGTGACAACCATGAGCTGTGGAGCGACGGCGCCGCGATGCGGATCGCGCCGGTCGGCATCCTGTGCGCCGGCGATCCCGCCGAAGCCGCCCGCCTCGCGGCGATCGAGGCCCAGGTGTCCCATGCCAAGGACGGGATCTACTGTGCGCAGGTCGTCGCCGCCGGGGTCGCCGCCGCCATGACCGCTCAGTCGTGGGAGGAGGTGGTGGAGGCGGCACTGGCAGCCGCGCCCCTCGACTCCTGGACCGGGCGCACGATCCGCCGGGCGGTCGACATCGGCTCCGCGCACACGGAGCTCTCGGCCGCTCTCGACGACCTCTACGAGCGGATCTCGATCTTCCACTACCCCTTCGCCGATGTGGGTCCCGAGGCGACAGCCCTGGCCATGGGCGTGTTCGCGGCCGCCCGAGGCGAGTACGTACCGGCTGTGCTCGGCGGCGCCAACGTCGGCCGCGACGCCGACACCATCGCGGCGATGGCCGGTTCACTGGCCGGCGCCCTGCACGGCGCCGAGGCCGTTCCCGAGGAATGGCGCCGGCGCATCAACGCCGTACGCGGCCACTGCATCACCGCGACCGCCGGCACCGACCTGGCCGAACTCGCCCGCGAGCTGCACGCAGCGCTCCTCGCGGCGCAGACCGCCGCGTGA
- a CDS encoding ADP-ribosylglycohydrolase family protein — protein MTAPAVPALSPRDRARGALLGLAIGDAAGLPALYHRGARFGEPRQWLWHFSAEADSNQVLRFPLPFTQGRPEPLALSGTDDTEFAVAAALILLDASDDATSDELFAGWRKLVVDHADQVWSGIAERSSIVNAQAGLVPPATGNDNPAYFDDGAVARAVPVGIRHAGHPDRAADVATRLAEITHADDGVWAAAAMAAGIAAALSGADAATAVETGAARIPADSWLARQMARALDLAAAAPTPLDLVADLNDQVANASYSFGTIAPETLASAFALVLATGGDPVTALPLAGMVAKQSDSMPPMVGALTGALAGAAALPVRWREKLDQVRGHCLPHLAGTSLTEVADELVTADERDTALSVPASAGWAGGEPRD, from the coding sequence ATGACCGCACCAGCTGTGCCCGCCCTGTCCCCGCGCGATCGTGCCCGCGGGGCGCTGCTCGGACTCGCGATCGGGGATGCCGCCGGGCTGCCCGCCCTCTACCACCGCGGCGCCCGGTTCGGTGAACCGCGCCAGTGGCTCTGGCACTTCAGCGCCGAGGCGGACAGCAATCAGGTGTTGCGTTTCCCATTGCCGTTCACCCAGGGCCGCCCGGAACCGCTGGCCCTGTCCGGCACCGACGACACCGAGTTCGCCGTGGCCGCCGCGCTCATCCTCCTCGACGCGAGCGACGACGCCACCAGCGATGAACTCTTCGCAGGCTGGCGCAAGTTGGTGGTCGACCACGCCGACCAGGTCTGGTCCGGGATCGCGGAACGCTCCTCCATCGTCAACGCCCAAGCCGGCCTGGTGCCGCCCGCGACCGGGAACGACAACCCGGCGTACTTCGACGACGGCGCCGTGGCACGTGCGGTGCCCGTGGGGATCCGGCACGCCGGCCATCCCGATCGGGCGGCCGACGTCGCCACCCGCCTCGCCGAGATCACGCACGCCGACGACGGGGTCTGGGCCGCGGCCGCGATGGCGGCGGGCATCGCGGCAGCCCTGTCGGGTGCCGACGCGGCGACCGCCGTAGAGACCGGAGCGGCACGCATCCCGGCCGATTCCTGGCTAGCGCGGCAGATGGCACGAGCACTCGACCTCGCCGCGGCGGCCCCGACCCCGCTCGACCTGGTCGCCGACCTCAACGACCAAGTAGCGAACGCTTCATACAGCTTCGGCACGATCGCCCCCGAGACGCTGGCCTCGGCCTTCGCGCTCGTGCTCGCGACCGGCGGCGACCCGGTCACCGCACTGCCGCTCGCGGGGATGGTCGCCAAGCAGAGTGACAGCATGCCCCCGATGGTGGGCGCCCTCACCGGAGCCCTCGCCGGAGCCGCGGCCCTGCCCGTGCGGTGGCGGGAGAAGCTGGATCAGGTGCGCGGGCACTGCCTGCCGCACCTGGCCGGCACCTCGCTCACCGAGGTCGCCGACGAACTCGTCACGGCAGACGAACGGGACACCGCGCTCTCTGTCCCGGCCAGCGCCGGCTGGGCGGGCGGCGAACCGCGTGACTGA
- a CDS encoding LacI family DNA-binding transcriptional regulator, whose protein sequence is MVTRQDVAQRAGVSPSVVIYVLNHGPRTVAPTTRDRVLAAVRDLGYRPKSAARALRFDRIMTLGLVLPDCTNPYFTELAASLENHAWSAGYTLLVGNSAAAPERESGHIRALLDRQVDGLLLAPAHRTQPWYASLARTGLPVVAIDREVSSRSMTHVLVDNERGAREATEHLLAHGRRRIGCLAGPPGFNPSRDRVVGWRQALEAAGLKAGSGSGGRTGWQARPAAAPLLHGVFDRGDAYRSSRALLAHDRNVDGLFVTSDEQAKGVLHAANELGIHVPDDLTVITFDGSVDSAYTNPPLSTMRQPIEHLGRTAIGRLLDRMNDPDLPPSRDVLAAQLITRASCGC, encoded by the coding sequence ATGGTGACGCGCCAGGACGTGGCACAGCGCGCGGGAGTCTCCCCGTCCGTCGTCATCTACGTGCTCAACCACGGCCCGCGCACCGTGGCCCCGACCACCCGGGACCGCGTACTGGCTGCCGTGCGCGACCTCGGCTACCGCCCCAAGAGCGCCGCCCGAGCGCTGCGCTTCGACCGCATTATGACGCTCGGCCTGGTCCTGCCGGACTGCACCAACCCCTACTTCACGGAACTGGCCGCCTCGCTGGAGAACCACGCCTGGTCCGCCGGATACACACTGCTGGTGGGCAACTCGGCGGCGGCACCGGAACGCGAGAGCGGGCACATCCGGGCCCTCCTCGACCGTCAGGTCGACGGGCTGCTGCTCGCTCCCGCCCACCGCACCCAACCCTGGTACGCCTCTCTCGCCCGGACCGGCCTGCCGGTCGTCGCCATCGACCGCGAGGTGTCGTCCCGCTCGATGACCCATGTGCTGGTGGACAACGAGCGCGGGGCCCGGGAGGCCACCGAGCACCTGCTGGCCCACGGCCGACGCCGCATCGGCTGCCTCGCGGGCCCGCCCGGTTTCAACCCCAGCAGAGACCGAGTGGTCGGCTGGCGCCAGGCACTGGAAGCCGCCGGCCTCAAGGCAGGTTCGGGCTCCGGAGGCCGCACCGGCTGGCAGGCGCGCCCGGCCGCCGCCCCGCTGCTGCACGGCGTCTTCGACCGCGGTGACGCATACCGGTCGAGCCGCGCCCTGCTCGCACACGACCGGAACGTCGACGGCCTGTTCGTCACGTCGGACGAACAAGCCAAGGGAGTGCTGCACGCCGCCAACGAACTGGGCATCCACGTCCCCGACGATCTCACCGTGATCACCTTCGACGGAAGCGTCGACAGCGCGTACACCAATCCCCCGCTGTCGACCATGCGGCAGCCGATCGAGCACCTCGGCCGTACCGCGATCGGACGGCTCCTGGACCGGATGAACGACCCCGACCTGCCACCCAGCCGCGACGTCCTCGCGGCACAGCTCATCACGCGTGCCTCCTGCGGCTGTTGA